One Oncorhynchus keta strain PuntledgeMale-10-30-2019 chromosome 23, Oket_V2, whole genome shotgun sequence DNA segment encodes these proteins:
- the LOC118401916 gene encoding zinc finger protein 567-like, with translation MSNTVSFSTQIAAIMDVLAKAAVAEITKLVDEGTVVLRLEMCRKENEIEGLQNSLQMMERELRKAQSEVSARVANDRQHAEGIRVGSGNQQKGDEENQKGQAMPVEDPVESFNELQRSGHLEEARGGLEFLVKAEQVEEHVAQGTIQDPGITDSVDFRMDERDSQLWSSVTQGLSGNNSGHPDGSYSTGRCLQMFSSQADQYPTPIPSHHSCNSLSIVGKPLDDIFSTVPLKVEPERHPVYHDNAMSESIHVVQGQYRDTLHPVVRGGLILHPRMQQPGPSSQGLLRATEITSESHSHNQEHILNKNRLKTKRLVNVWRAVPNQKVFICSLCGKTFHRHCQLEAHQHSHAGVKPYRCLECGKSFTQKKRLKSHQSVHTGERPFSCRLCGKMFTRQDNCQRHERFHSGQKPFNCVQCGKSFTVLSNLKLHQKHQCKFANVRM, from the exons ATGTCTAACACTGTTTCTTTCAGTACACAAATAGCTGCAATCATGGATGTGCTAGCAAAGGCAGCTGTCGCAGAAATAACCAAACTTGTAGACGAGGGCACCGTCGTGCTACGGCTTGAAATGTGTCGGAAAGAAAATGAGATAGAAGGCCTTCAAAATAGTTTACAGATGATGGAAAGAGAATTGCGGAAAGCTCAAAGCGAAGTATCAGCACGAGTGGCAAATGACAGGCAACATGCTGAGGGAATTCGGGTTGGGAGTGGGAATCAACAAAAAG GTGATGAAGAGAACCAAAAAGGCCAGGCCATGCCTGTAGAGGACCCAGTAGAGAGCTTCAATGAGCTGCAGCGTTCTGGACACCTTGAAGAGGCGAGGGGTGGACTGGAGTTTCTGGTGAAAGCAGAGCAGGTGGAAGAACATGTAGCCCAGGGAACCATACAAGATCCAGGAATCACAGACAGTGTGGACTTTAGAATGGACGAGAGAGATAGTCAGCTGTGGTCCTCTGTTACACAAGGACTAAGTGGGAATAATTCTGGCCACCCAGATGGGTCTTACTCTACAGGGAGATGCTTACAGATGTTCTCATCTCAGGCAGATCAATATCccactcccatcccatcccatcatTCCTGTAACTCTTTGTCCATTGTAGGGAAACCACTGGATGACATATTCAGCACTGTCCCACTGAAAGTGGAGCCTGAGAGGCATCCTGTGTATCATGACAATGCCATGTCTGAGTCCATACATGTTGTGCAGGGGCAGTACAGAGATACTCTGCATCCTGTTGTGAGGGGGGGCTTGATTTTACATCCCAGAATGCAGCAGCCAGGACCTTCTTCACAAGGGCTCTTGAGAGCAACTGAGATTACATCAGAGTCTCACTCACACAACCAAGAGCATATTCTTAATAAGAACAGATTGAAAACAAAGAGGTTGGTAAATGTTTGGAGAGCTGTACCAAACCAAAAAGTGTTCATCTGCTCATTGTGTGGAAAGACCTTCCACCGCCATTGTCAACTTGAAGCACACCAGCACTCTCATGCTGGAGTCAAGCCATACAGATGTCTTGAGTGTGGGAAAAGTTTTACTCAGAAAAAAAGACTTAAGTCACATCAGAGTGTTCACACGGGTGAGAGACCTTTCAGTTGCAGACTCTGTGGCAAAATGTTTACAAGGCAGGACAACTGCCAAAGACATGAGCGATTTCACAGTGGACAAAAGCCATTTAATTGTGTTCAGTGTGGTAAAAGTTTCACAGTTCTCAGTAATCTCAAACTACATCAAAAACATCAATGTAAATTTGCTAATGTCAGAATGTAA
- the LOC118401918 gene encoding zinc finger protein 69 homolog: MSNTVSFSTQIAAIMDVLSKAAVAEITKLVDEGTVVLRLEMCRKENEIEGLQNSLQLMERELRKAQREAATRVTNDRQHAEEIQVGSGTPQKGDEVNQKGQAMPVEDPVESFNELQCSGHLEEARGGLEFLVKAEQVEEHVAQGTIQDPGITDSVDFRMDERDSQLWSSVTQGLSGNNSGHPDGSYSTGRCLQMFSSQADQYPTPIPSHPSCNSLSIVGKPLDDIFSTVPLKVEPERHPVYLDNAMSESIHVVQGQYRDTLHPVVREGLILHPRMQQPGPSSQGLLRATEITSESHSHNQEHILNKNRLKTKRMVNVWRAAPNQKVLICSLCGKSFHRHCQLEAHQHSHAGVKPYRCLECGKSFTQKQRLKSHQSVHTGERPFSCRLCGKRFARQDNCQTHERFHSGQKPFSCVLCGKSFTVLCNLKLHQKHQCK, translated from the exons ATGTCTAACACTGTTTCTTTCAGTACACAAATAGCTGCAATCATGGATGTGCTATCAAAGGCAGCAGTTGCAGAAATAACCAAACTTGTAGACGAGGGCACCGTCGTGCTACGGCTTGAAATGTGTCGGAAAGAAAATGAGATAGAAGGGCTTCAAAATAGTTTACAGCTGATGGAAAGAGAATTGAGGAAAGCTCAACGAGAAGCAGCAACACGAGTGACAAATGACAGGCAACATGCTGAGGAAATCCAGGTTGGGAGTGGGACTCCACAAAAAG GTGATGAAGTGAACCAAAAAGGCCAAGCCATGCCTGTAGAGGACCCAGTAGAGAGCTTCAATGAGCTGCAGTGTTCTGGACACCTTGAAGAGGCGAGGGGTGGACTGGAGTTTCTGGTGAAAGCAGAGCAGGTGGAAGAACATGTAGCCCAAGGAACCATACAAGATCCAGGAATCACAGACAGTGTGGACTTTAGAATGGACGAGAGAGATAGTCAGCTGTGGTCCTCTGTTACACAAGGACTAAGTGGGAATAATTCTGGCCACCCAGATGGGTCTTACTCTACAGGGAGATGCTTACAGATGTTCTCATCTCAGGCAGATCAATATCccactcccatcccatcccatccttcCTGTAACTCCTTGTCCATTGTAGGGAAACCACTGGATGACATATTCAGCACTGTCCCACTGAAAGTGGAGCCTGAGAGGCATCCTGTGTATCTTGACAATGCCATGTCTGAGTCCATACATGTTGTGCAGGGGCAGTACAGAGATACTCTGCATCCTGTTGTGAGGGAGGGCTTGATTTTACATCCCAGAATGCAGCAGCCAGGACCTTCTTCACAAGGGCTCTTGAGAGCAACTGAGATTACATCAGAGTCACACTCACACAACCAAGAGCATATTCTTAATAAGAACAGATTGAAAACAAAGAGGATGGTAAATGTTTGGAGAGCTGCGccaaaccaaaaagtgttaatcTGCTCATTGTGTGGAAAGAGCTTCCACCGCCATTGTCAACTTGAAGCACACCAACACTCTCATGCTGGAGTCAAGCCATACAGATGTCTTGAGTGTGGGAAAAGTTTTACTCAGAAACAAAGACTTAAGTCACATCAGAGTGTTCACACGGGTGAGAGACCTTTCAGTTGCAGACTCTGTGGCAAGAGGTTTGCAAGGCAGGACAACTGCCAAACACATGAGCGATTTCACAGTGGACAAAAGCCATTTAGTTGTGTGCTGTGTGGTAAAAGTTTCACAGTTCTCTGTAACCTCAAACTACATCAAAAACATCAATGTAAATAA
- the LOC118401917 gene encoding zinc finger protein 263-like: MSVSFSKQIAAIMDVLTKSAVAEITKLVDEGTVVLRLEMCRKENEIEVLQNSLQLMERELRKAQREATTRVTNDRQHAEGIQVESGTPQKGDEEDQKSQTMPVEDPVESFNELQRSGHLEEARGGLEFLVKAEQVEEHVAQGTIQDPGFTDSVDFRMDESDSQLWSSVTQGLSGNNSGHPDGSYSTGRCLQMFSSQADQYPTPIPSHPSCNSLSIVGKPLDDIFSTVPLKVEPERHPVYHDNAMSESIHVVQGQYRDTLHPVVREGLIIQPRMQQPGPSSQGLFRATEITSESHSHNQEHILNKNRLKTKRMVNVWRAAPNQKVFICSLCGKSFHRHCQLEAHQHSHAGVKPYRCLECGKSFTQKNRLKSHQSVHTGERPFSCRLCGKMFTRQDNCQRHERFHSGQKPFNCVQCGKSFTVLRNLKLHQKYQCKFANVRI; the protein is encoded by the exons atgtcTGTTTCTTTCAGTAAACAAATAGCTGCCATCATGGACGTGCTAACTAAGTCAGCTGTTGCAGAAATAACCAAACTTGTAGACGAGGGCACTGTAGTCCTACGGCTTGAAATGTGTCGGAAAGAAAATGAGATAGAAGTCCTTCAAAATAGTTTACAGCTGATGGAAAGAGAACTGAGGAAAGCTCAAAGGGAAGCAACAACACGAGTGACAAATGACAGGCAACATGCCGAGGGAATTCAGGTTGAGAGTGGGACTCCACAAAAAG GTGATGAAGAGGACCAGAAATCCCAAACTATGCCTGTAGAGGACCCAGTAGAGAGCTTCAATGAGCTGCAGCGTTCTGGACACCTTGAAGAGGCGAGGGGTGGACTGGAATTTCTGGTGAAAGCAGAGCAGGTGGAAGAACATGTAGCCCAGGGAACCATACAAGATCCAGGATTCACAGACAGTGTGGACTTTAGAATGGACGAGAGTGATAGTCAGCTGTGGTCCTCTGTTACACAAGGACTAAGTGGGAATAATTCTGGCCACCCAGATGGGTCTTACTCTACAGGGAGATGCTTACAGATGTTCTCATCTCAGGCAGATCAATATCccactcccatcccatcccatccttcCTGTAACTCTTTGTCCATTGTAGGGAAACCACTGGATGACATATTCAGCACTGTCCCACTGAAAGTGGAGCCTGAGAGGCATCCTGTGTATCATGACAATGCCATGTCTGAGTCCATACATGTTGTGCAGGGGCAGTACAGAGATACTCTGCATCCTGTTGTGAGGGAGGGCTTGATTATACAGCCCAGAATGCAGCAGCCAGGACCTTCTTCACAAGGGCTCTTCAGAGCAACTGAGATTACATCAGAGTCACACTCACACAACCAAGAGCATATTCTTAATAAGAACAGATTGAAAACGAAGAGGATGGTAAATGTTTGGAGAGCTGCGCCAAACCAAAAAGTGTTCATCTGCTCATTGTGTGGAAAGAGCTTCCACCGCCATTGTCAACTTGAAGCACACCAACACTCTCATGCTGGAGTCAAGCCATACAGATGTCTTGAGTGTGGGAAAAGTTTTACTCAGAAAAATAGACTTAAGTCACATCAGAGTGTTCACACGGGTGAGAGACCTTTCAGTTGCAGACTCTGTGGCAAGATGTTTACAAGGCAGGACAACTGCCAAAGACATGAGCGATTTCACAGTGGACAAAAGCCATTTAATTGTGTTCAGTGTGGTAAAAGTTTCACAGTTCTCCGTAACCTCAAACTACATCAAAAATATCAATGTAAATTTGCCAATGTCAGAATTTAA